From Aquila chrysaetos chrysaetos chromosome 3, bAquChr1.4, whole genome shotgun sequence, the proteins below share one genomic window:
- the DHX30 gene encoding ATP-dependent RNA helicase DHX30 isoform X3: MEMFSLNSLKDSRDLLKEFPQPKNLLNSVIGRALGISHARDKLVYIHTNGPRKKKVTLHIKWPKNVEVEGYGTKKIDAERQAAAAACQLFKGWGLLGPRNELFDAAKYRLLADQLGCPDERWCSEGKWRSKSGPSLADLSTCWRRMEPDDSIQPMEQGRMPKAMRREELEEGELEEGELEEGELEEEAIDVSDYLPMAHQDARTPGRDASRGGSSIEMTDDNTAIRALTQFPLPKNLLAQVIQIATSSSTVKEYMQFRTVGTKTKICKLTLRWPCPMTFAAKGRRKVEAENKAAALACQKLKSLGLVDKNNNPLSHAMYNMTSLRELGENQRKPCHIKVPEATLRKIENYLNHYPVDIRESRPRIADDMMNLSKESGAISDAITGKTYIPMLEAEEVRLSQNLLALWKRRGSSWQESHPLPVDPHKDTILSAIEQNPVVVIAGDTGCGKTTRIPQLLLEHYILEGRGARCNVVITQPRRISAISVAQRVAQELGPNMRKNVGYQVRLESKPPARGGALLFCTVGILLRKLQGNPSLEGVSHVVVDEVHERDVNTDFLLILLKGIQKLNPDLRLVLMSATGDNQRFSHYFGDCPVVKVPGFMYPVKEYYLEEILAKLGRHRHRHYEIKQSDDECVLDLDLITDLVLQIDAHGEPGGILCFLPGWQEIKGVQQRLLEMLGSQNSRYLVLPVHSNIPMMDQQNIFQRPPPGVRKIVLATNIAETSITINDIVHVVDSGTHKEERYDLKTKVSCLETVWVSKSNVVQRRGRAGRCQSGFAYHLFPRSRLDKMPTYQVPEILRTPLENLVVQAKIHMPEKTAVEFLSKALDSPDIKAVDEAVILLQEIGVLDQREALTTLGKRLAQISTDPRLAKAIVLASIYRCLHPLLVIVSCLTRDPFSSSLQNRAEVDKAKAVLSRESGSDHLAFVRAVAGWEEVLRRRDSRARDNYLQDYYLYGPSLRFINGLVKQFSENLYEAFLVSSPSDCTMPSSVCNQYSEEEELVKGVLMAGLYPNLIQVRQGKVTRQGKFKPNSYAYRTKAGTVLLHKSTINREASKLYSRWLTYFMAVKSNGGVFVRDSSQVHPLAVLLMTDTDIHVRDDGWRATVSLTDSDLLVLEGDSYTIRLLRDFRVSLSKMVETCLCYEMAAIPGDLHHQHSQLLDILVDLLKGPPGSFGA, translated from the exons attccaGAGACTTATTAAAGGAATTTCCACAGCCTAAAAACTTGCTCAACAGCGTGATTGGACGAGCCCTGGGCATTTCTCATGCAAGGGACAAGCTGGTGTACATCCATACCAATGGGCCAAGAAAAAAG aaagtcaCTCTGCATATAAAGTGGCCGAAGAATGTGGAAGTGGAAGGCTATGGGACCAAGAAGATTGATGCtgagaggcaggcagcagctgcagcgtGTCAGCTCTTCAAG GGCTGGGGTTTGCTGGGGCCCAGAAATGAGCTCTTTGATGCTGCAAAGTACCGGCTTCTCGCTGACCAGCTTGGCTGTCCCGACGAGAGGTGGTGCTCGGAGGGCAAGTGGCGCTCCAAGTCCGGACCTTCTCTCGCCGACTTGTCGACCTGCTGGCGACGGATGGAGCCAGATGATTCCATCCAGCCCATGGAACAGGGCAGGATGCCTAAAGCAATGAggagagaagagctggaggaaggggagcTAGAGGAAGGGGAActggaggaaggagagctgGAAGAAGAAGCAATCGATGTTTCCGATTATCTACCTATGGCACATCAGGACGCCCGAACCCCAGGCAGGGATGCAAG CCGAGGAGGGAGTTCCATTGAAATGACAGACGACAACACTGCCATCCGTGCCCTGACACAGTTCCCACTTCCCAAAAATCTCCTGGCCCAAGTGATTCAGATTGCAACCTCTTCCTCCACAGTCAAG GAGTACATGCAGTTCCGTACAGTAGGCACCAAGACGAAGATCTGCAAGCTCACGCTCCGCTGGCCCTGTCCAATGACTTTTGCTGCCAAGGGCCGTCGCAAGGTGgaggcagaaaacaaagcagcagcactagCCTGTCAGAAGCTTAAG AGCCTTGGGTTGGTGGACAAGAACAACAACCCCCTCAGCCATGCTATGTACAACATGACTTCACTCCGGGAGCTTGGTGAGAATCAGAGGAAACCCTGCCACATCAAAGTCCCTGAAGCAACCCTGCGCAAGATTGAGAACTATCTGAATCAC TATCCAGTGGACATCAGGGAATCCAGGCCCCGGATTGCCGATGACATGATGAACCTGAGCAAGGAATCTGGTGCGATAAGTGATGCAATCACAGGGAAGACATACATACCCATGTTGGAAGCAGAGGAAGTGCGCCTTAGCCAGAATCTCCTGGCCctctggaaaaggagaggatCCTCATGGCAGGAGAGCCACCCACTGCCAGTAGATCCTCACAAGGACACCATCCTGTCAGCCATCGAGCAGAACCCTGTAGTGGTAATAGCAGGAGATACAGGCTGTGGGAAGACGACGAGGATccctcagctcctgctggaaCACTACATCCTGGAGGGACGTGGCGCCCGCTGCAATGTAGTGATCACCCAGCCAAGGAGGATCAGCGCCATCTCAGTCGCCCAGCGTGTGGCACAGGAGCTGGGTCCCAACATGAGGAAGAATGTGGGCTACCAGGTGCGACTGGAGAGCAAGCCACCGGCCAGGGGAGGAGCCCTGCTCTTCTGCACCGTGGGCATCCTGCTGCGGAAGCTGCAGGGGAACCCCAGCCTGGAGGGTGTCAGCCATGTCGTGGTCGATGAGGTCCACGAGCGAGACGTCAACACTGATTTCCTGCTCATCCTGCTGAAAGGCATCCAAAAGCTCAACCCTGACCTGCGTCTGGTCTTAATGAGTGCCACAGGAGACAATCAGCGTTTCTCGCATTACTTTGGGGATTGCCCTGTGGTCAAGGTGCCGGGCTTCATGTACCCAGTGAAGGAGTACTATCTGGAGGAGATCTTGGCCAAGCTGGGCCGGCACCGACACCGGCACTATGAGATCAAG CAATCAGATGATGAATGTGTCCTTGATCTTGATCTGATCACTGACCTCGTACTCCAGATTGATGCTCACGGAGAACCAG GTGGGatcctctgcttcctccctgGCTGGCAGGAAATCAAGGGAGTGCAGCAGCGCCTGCTAGAGATGCTCGGATCTCAGAACAGCCGGTACCTCGTCTTACCAG TGCACTCCAACATCCCCATGATGGACCAGCAAAACATCTTCCAGCGGCCTCCACCTGGCGTCAGGAAGATCGTCCTGGCCACCAACATCGCTGAGACCTCCATCACCATCAATGACATTGTGCATGTGGTGGACAGTGGCACGCACAAAGAGGAACGTTATGACCTGAAGACCAAG GTGTCCTGTCTGGAAACAGTGTGGGTGTCCAAGTCAAATGTGGTGCAGAGGCGAGGGCGTGCTGGCCGCTGTCAGTCGGGATTTGCCTATCACCTCTTCCCTCGCAGCCGCCTGGACAAGATGCCAACTTACCAGGTTCCAGAGATCCTACGCACCCCACTGGAGAACCTGGTGGTTCAGGCCAAGATCCACATGCCGGAGAAAACA GCAGTTGAATTTCTGTCCAAGGCTCTGGACAGCCCTGACATCAAAGCTGTGGATGAAGCAGTGATCTTGCTGCAGGAGATCG GGGTGCTGGACCAGCGAGAAGCCCTCACCACTTTGGGCAAACGCCTTGCCCAGATCTCCACAGATCCTCGGCTGGCAAAGGCCATTGTCTTGGCATCCATCTACCGTTGCCTCCACCCTCTGCTCGTCATCGTTTCCTGCCTCACCCGGGAccccttcagcagcagcctgcaaaaCCGTGCGGAGGTGGACAAG GCCAAGGCTGTTCTGAGCCGGGAGAGTGGGAGCGATCACCTCGCGTTTGTCAGAGCTGTGGCAGGCTGGGAGGAGGTGCTGAGACGCAGAGACAGTCGTGCCAGGGATAACTACCTGCAGGACTATTACCTGTATGGCCCCAGCCTTCGCTTCATCAATG GCCTTGTCAAGCAGTTCTCTGAGAACCTCTACGAAGCCTTCCTGGTGTCGTCCCCATCTGACTGTACCATGCCATCGTCTGTATGTAACCAGTACAGTGAAGAGGAAGAACTCGTCAAGGGGGTCCTTATGGCTGGGCTCTACCCCAACCTCATCCAG GTGAGACAAGGCAAAGTGACCCGTCAAGGGAAGTTCAAACCCAACAGCTACGCGTATCGGACAAAGGCTGGCACTGTTCTGCTCCACAAGTCAACAATCAACAG GGAGGCATCCAAGCTGTACAGCCGCTGGCTAACATACTTCATGGCGGTGAAATCCAATGGTGGGGTGTTTGTGCGGGACTCCTCCCAGGTCCATCCGCTGGCCGTGCTGCTCATGACCGACACGGATATCCACGTCCGAG
- the DHX30 gene encoding ATP-dependent RNA helicase DHX30 isoform X2 produces MRGKGEEPASCGGVCAHGCAAAAADSRDLLKEFPQPKNLLNSVIGRALGISHARDKLVYIHTNGPRKKKVTLHIKWPKNVEVEGYGTKKIDAERQAAAAACQLFKGWGLLGPRNELFDAAKYRLLADQLGCPDERWCSEGKWRSKSGPSLADLSTCWRRMEPDDSIQPMEQGRMPKAMRREELEEGELEEGELEEGELEEEAIDVSDYLPMAHQDARTPGRDASRGGSSIEMTDDNTAIRALTQFPLPKNLLAQVIQIATSSSTVKEYMQFRTVGTKTKICKLTLRWPCPMTFAAKGRRKVEAENKAAALACQKLKSLGLVDKNNNPLSHAMYNMTSLRELGENQRKPCHIKVPEATLRKIENYLNHYPVDIRESRPRIADDMMNLSKESGAISDAITGKTYIPMLEAEEVRLSQNLLALWKRRGSSWQESHPLPVDPHKDTILSAIEQNPVVVIAGDTGCGKTTRIPQLLLEHYILEGRGARCNVVITQPRRISAISVAQRVAQELGPNMRKNVGYQVRLESKPPARGGALLFCTVGILLRKLQGNPSLEGVSHVVVDEVHERDVNTDFLLILLKGIQKLNPDLRLVLMSATGDNQRFSHYFGDCPVVKVPGFMYPVKEYYLEEILAKLGRHRHRHYEIKQSDDECVLDLDLITDLVLQIDAHGEPGGILCFLPGWQEIKGVQQRLLEMLGSQNSRYLVLPVHSNIPMMDQQNIFQRPPPGVRKIVLATNIAETSITINDIVHVVDSGTHKEERYDLKTKVSCLETVWVSKSNVVQRRGRAGRCQSGFAYHLFPRSRLDKMPTYQVPEILRTPLENLVVQAKIHMPEKTAVEFLSKALDSPDIKAVDEAVILLQEIGVLDQREALTTLGKRLAQISTDPRLAKAIVLASIYRCLHPLLVIVSCLTRDPFSSSLQNRAEVDKAKAVLSRESGSDHLAFVRAVAGWEEVLRRRDSRARDNYLQDYYLYGPSLRFINGLVKQFSENLYEAFLVSSPSDCTMPSSVCNQYSEEEELVKGVLMAGLYPNLIQVRQGKVTRQGKFKPNSYAYRTKAGTVLLHKSTINREASKLYSRWLTYFMAVKSNGGVFVRDSSQVHPLAVLLMTDTDIHVRDDGWRATVSLTDSDLLVLEGDSYTIRLLRDFRVSLSKMVETCLCYEMAAIPGDLHHQHSQLLDILVDLLKGPPGSFGA; encoded by the exons attccaGAGACTTATTAAAGGAATTTCCACAGCCTAAAAACTTGCTCAACAGCGTGATTGGACGAGCCCTGGGCATTTCTCATGCAAGGGACAAGCTGGTGTACATCCATACCAATGGGCCAAGAAAAAAG aaagtcaCTCTGCATATAAAGTGGCCGAAGAATGTGGAAGTGGAAGGCTATGGGACCAAGAAGATTGATGCtgagaggcaggcagcagctgcagcgtGTCAGCTCTTCAAG GGCTGGGGTTTGCTGGGGCCCAGAAATGAGCTCTTTGATGCTGCAAAGTACCGGCTTCTCGCTGACCAGCTTGGCTGTCCCGACGAGAGGTGGTGCTCGGAGGGCAAGTGGCGCTCCAAGTCCGGACCTTCTCTCGCCGACTTGTCGACCTGCTGGCGACGGATGGAGCCAGATGATTCCATCCAGCCCATGGAACAGGGCAGGATGCCTAAAGCAATGAggagagaagagctggaggaaggggagcTAGAGGAAGGGGAActggaggaaggagagctgGAAGAAGAAGCAATCGATGTTTCCGATTATCTACCTATGGCACATCAGGACGCCCGAACCCCAGGCAGGGATGCAAG CCGAGGAGGGAGTTCCATTGAAATGACAGACGACAACACTGCCATCCGTGCCCTGACACAGTTCCCACTTCCCAAAAATCTCCTGGCCCAAGTGATTCAGATTGCAACCTCTTCCTCCACAGTCAAG GAGTACATGCAGTTCCGTACAGTAGGCACCAAGACGAAGATCTGCAAGCTCACGCTCCGCTGGCCCTGTCCAATGACTTTTGCTGCCAAGGGCCGTCGCAAGGTGgaggcagaaaacaaagcagcagcactagCCTGTCAGAAGCTTAAG AGCCTTGGGTTGGTGGACAAGAACAACAACCCCCTCAGCCATGCTATGTACAACATGACTTCACTCCGGGAGCTTGGTGAGAATCAGAGGAAACCCTGCCACATCAAAGTCCCTGAAGCAACCCTGCGCAAGATTGAGAACTATCTGAATCAC TATCCAGTGGACATCAGGGAATCCAGGCCCCGGATTGCCGATGACATGATGAACCTGAGCAAGGAATCTGGTGCGATAAGTGATGCAATCACAGGGAAGACATACATACCCATGTTGGAAGCAGAGGAAGTGCGCCTTAGCCAGAATCTCCTGGCCctctggaaaaggagaggatCCTCATGGCAGGAGAGCCACCCACTGCCAGTAGATCCTCACAAGGACACCATCCTGTCAGCCATCGAGCAGAACCCTGTAGTGGTAATAGCAGGAGATACAGGCTGTGGGAAGACGACGAGGATccctcagctcctgctggaaCACTACATCCTGGAGGGACGTGGCGCCCGCTGCAATGTAGTGATCACCCAGCCAAGGAGGATCAGCGCCATCTCAGTCGCCCAGCGTGTGGCACAGGAGCTGGGTCCCAACATGAGGAAGAATGTGGGCTACCAGGTGCGACTGGAGAGCAAGCCACCGGCCAGGGGAGGAGCCCTGCTCTTCTGCACCGTGGGCATCCTGCTGCGGAAGCTGCAGGGGAACCCCAGCCTGGAGGGTGTCAGCCATGTCGTGGTCGATGAGGTCCACGAGCGAGACGTCAACACTGATTTCCTGCTCATCCTGCTGAAAGGCATCCAAAAGCTCAACCCTGACCTGCGTCTGGTCTTAATGAGTGCCACAGGAGACAATCAGCGTTTCTCGCATTACTTTGGGGATTGCCCTGTGGTCAAGGTGCCGGGCTTCATGTACCCAGTGAAGGAGTACTATCTGGAGGAGATCTTGGCCAAGCTGGGCCGGCACCGACACCGGCACTATGAGATCAAG CAATCAGATGATGAATGTGTCCTTGATCTTGATCTGATCACTGACCTCGTACTCCAGATTGATGCTCACGGAGAACCAG GTGGGatcctctgcttcctccctgGCTGGCAGGAAATCAAGGGAGTGCAGCAGCGCCTGCTAGAGATGCTCGGATCTCAGAACAGCCGGTACCTCGTCTTACCAG TGCACTCCAACATCCCCATGATGGACCAGCAAAACATCTTCCAGCGGCCTCCACCTGGCGTCAGGAAGATCGTCCTGGCCACCAACATCGCTGAGACCTCCATCACCATCAATGACATTGTGCATGTGGTGGACAGTGGCACGCACAAAGAGGAACGTTATGACCTGAAGACCAAG GTGTCCTGTCTGGAAACAGTGTGGGTGTCCAAGTCAAATGTGGTGCAGAGGCGAGGGCGTGCTGGCCGCTGTCAGTCGGGATTTGCCTATCACCTCTTCCCTCGCAGCCGCCTGGACAAGATGCCAACTTACCAGGTTCCAGAGATCCTACGCACCCCACTGGAGAACCTGGTGGTTCAGGCCAAGATCCACATGCCGGAGAAAACA GCAGTTGAATTTCTGTCCAAGGCTCTGGACAGCCCTGACATCAAAGCTGTGGATGAAGCAGTGATCTTGCTGCAGGAGATCG GGGTGCTGGACCAGCGAGAAGCCCTCACCACTTTGGGCAAACGCCTTGCCCAGATCTCCACAGATCCTCGGCTGGCAAAGGCCATTGTCTTGGCATCCATCTACCGTTGCCTCCACCCTCTGCTCGTCATCGTTTCCTGCCTCACCCGGGAccccttcagcagcagcctgcaaaaCCGTGCGGAGGTGGACAAG GCCAAGGCTGTTCTGAGCCGGGAGAGTGGGAGCGATCACCTCGCGTTTGTCAGAGCTGTGGCAGGCTGGGAGGAGGTGCTGAGACGCAGAGACAGTCGTGCCAGGGATAACTACCTGCAGGACTATTACCTGTATGGCCCCAGCCTTCGCTTCATCAATG GCCTTGTCAAGCAGTTCTCTGAGAACCTCTACGAAGCCTTCCTGGTGTCGTCCCCATCTGACTGTACCATGCCATCGTCTGTATGTAACCAGTACAGTGAAGAGGAAGAACTCGTCAAGGGGGTCCTTATGGCTGGGCTCTACCCCAACCTCATCCAG GTGAGACAAGGCAAAGTGACCCGTCAAGGGAAGTTCAAACCCAACAGCTACGCGTATCGGACAAAGGCTGGCACTGTTCTGCTCCACAAGTCAACAATCAACAG GGAGGCATCCAAGCTGTACAGCCGCTGGCTAACATACTTCATGGCGGTGAAATCCAATGGTGGGGTGTTTGTGCGGGACTCCTCCCAGGTCCATCCGCTGGCCGTGCTGCTCATGACCGACACGGATATCCACGTCCGAG
- the DHX30 gene encoding ATP-dependent RNA helicase DHX30 isoform X4, producing the protein MQGTSWCTSIPMGQEKKKVTLHIKWPKNVEVEGYGTKKIDAERQAAAAACQLFKGWGLLGPRNELFDAAKYRLLADQLGCPDERWCSEGKWRSKSGPSLADLSTCWRRMEPDDSIQPMEQGRMPKAMRREELEEGELEEGELEEGELEEEAIDVSDYLPMAHQDARTPGRDASRGGSSIEMTDDNTAIRALTQFPLPKNLLAQVIQIATSSSTVKEYMQFRTVGTKTKICKLTLRWPCPMTFAAKGRRKVEAENKAAALACQKLKSLGLVDKNNNPLSHAMYNMTSLRELGENQRKPCHIKVPEATLRKIENYLNHYPVDIRESRPRIADDMMNLSKESGAISDAITGKTYIPMLEAEEVRLSQNLLALWKRRGSSWQESHPLPVDPHKDTILSAIEQNPVVVIAGDTGCGKTTRIPQLLLEHYILEGRGARCNVVITQPRRISAISVAQRVAQELGPNMRKNVGYQVRLESKPPARGGALLFCTVGILLRKLQGNPSLEGVSHVVVDEVHERDVNTDFLLILLKGIQKLNPDLRLVLMSATGDNQRFSHYFGDCPVVKVPGFMYPVKEYYLEEILAKLGRHRHRHYEIKQSDDECVLDLDLITDLVLQIDAHGEPGGILCFLPGWQEIKGVQQRLLEMLGSQNSRYLVLPVHSNIPMMDQQNIFQRPPPGVRKIVLATNIAETSITINDIVHVVDSGTHKEERYDLKTKVSCLETVWVSKSNVVQRRGRAGRCQSGFAYHLFPRSRLDKMPTYQVPEILRTPLENLVVQAKIHMPEKTAVEFLSKALDSPDIKAVDEAVILLQEIGVLDQREALTTLGKRLAQISTDPRLAKAIVLASIYRCLHPLLVIVSCLTRDPFSSSLQNRAEVDKAKAVLSRESGSDHLAFVRAVAGWEEVLRRRDSRARDNYLQDYYLYGPSLRFINGLVKQFSENLYEAFLVSSPSDCTMPSSVCNQYSEEEELVKGVLMAGLYPNLIQVRQGKVTRQGKFKPNSYAYRTKAGTVLLHKSTINREASKLYSRWLTYFMAVKSNGGVFVRDSSQVHPLAVLLMTDTDIHVRDDGWRATVSLTDSDLLVLEGDSYTIRLLRDFRVSLSKMVETCLCYEMAAIPGDLHHQHSQLLDILVDLLKGPPGSFGA; encoded by the exons ATGCAAGGGACAAGCTGGTGTACATCCATACCAATGGGCCAAGAAAAAA agaaagtcaCTCTGCATATAAAGTGGCCGAAGAATGTGGAAGTGGAAGGCTATGGGACCAAGAAGATTGATGCtgagaggcaggcagcagctgcagcgtGTCAGCTCTTCAAG GGCTGGGGTTTGCTGGGGCCCAGAAATGAGCTCTTTGATGCTGCAAAGTACCGGCTTCTCGCTGACCAGCTTGGCTGTCCCGACGAGAGGTGGTGCTCGGAGGGCAAGTGGCGCTCCAAGTCCGGACCTTCTCTCGCCGACTTGTCGACCTGCTGGCGACGGATGGAGCCAGATGATTCCATCCAGCCCATGGAACAGGGCAGGATGCCTAAAGCAATGAggagagaagagctggaggaaggggagcTAGAGGAAGGGGAActggaggaaggagagctgGAAGAAGAAGCAATCGATGTTTCCGATTATCTACCTATGGCACATCAGGACGCCCGAACCCCAGGCAGGGATGCAAG CCGAGGAGGGAGTTCCATTGAAATGACAGACGACAACACTGCCATCCGTGCCCTGACACAGTTCCCACTTCCCAAAAATCTCCTGGCCCAAGTGATTCAGATTGCAACCTCTTCCTCCACAGTCAAG GAGTACATGCAGTTCCGTACAGTAGGCACCAAGACGAAGATCTGCAAGCTCACGCTCCGCTGGCCCTGTCCAATGACTTTTGCTGCCAAGGGCCGTCGCAAGGTGgaggcagaaaacaaagcagcagcactagCCTGTCAGAAGCTTAAG AGCCTTGGGTTGGTGGACAAGAACAACAACCCCCTCAGCCATGCTATGTACAACATGACTTCACTCCGGGAGCTTGGTGAGAATCAGAGGAAACCCTGCCACATCAAAGTCCCTGAAGCAACCCTGCGCAAGATTGAGAACTATCTGAATCAC TATCCAGTGGACATCAGGGAATCCAGGCCCCGGATTGCCGATGACATGATGAACCTGAGCAAGGAATCTGGTGCGATAAGTGATGCAATCACAGGGAAGACATACATACCCATGTTGGAAGCAGAGGAAGTGCGCCTTAGCCAGAATCTCCTGGCCctctggaaaaggagaggatCCTCATGGCAGGAGAGCCACCCACTGCCAGTAGATCCTCACAAGGACACCATCCTGTCAGCCATCGAGCAGAACCCTGTAGTGGTAATAGCAGGAGATACAGGCTGTGGGAAGACGACGAGGATccctcagctcctgctggaaCACTACATCCTGGAGGGACGTGGCGCCCGCTGCAATGTAGTGATCACCCAGCCAAGGAGGATCAGCGCCATCTCAGTCGCCCAGCGTGTGGCACAGGAGCTGGGTCCCAACATGAGGAAGAATGTGGGCTACCAGGTGCGACTGGAGAGCAAGCCACCGGCCAGGGGAGGAGCCCTGCTCTTCTGCACCGTGGGCATCCTGCTGCGGAAGCTGCAGGGGAACCCCAGCCTGGAGGGTGTCAGCCATGTCGTGGTCGATGAGGTCCACGAGCGAGACGTCAACACTGATTTCCTGCTCATCCTGCTGAAAGGCATCCAAAAGCTCAACCCTGACCTGCGTCTGGTCTTAATGAGTGCCACAGGAGACAATCAGCGTTTCTCGCATTACTTTGGGGATTGCCCTGTGGTCAAGGTGCCGGGCTTCATGTACCCAGTGAAGGAGTACTATCTGGAGGAGATCTTGGCCAAGCTGGGCCGGCACCGACACCGGCACTATGAGATCAAG CAATCAGATGATGAATGTGTCCTTGATCTTGATCTGATCACTGACCTCGTACTCCAGATTGATGCTCACGGAGAACCAG GTGGGatcctctgcttcctccctgGCTGGCAGGAAATCAAGGGAGTGCAGCAGCGCCTGCTAGAGATGCTCGGATCTCAGAACAGCCGGTACCTCGTCTTACCAG TGCACTCCAACATCCCCATGATGGACCAGCAAAACATCTTCCAGCGGCCTCCACCTGGCGTCAGGAAGATCGTCCTGGCCACCAACATCGCTGAGACCTCCATCACCATCAATGACATTGTGCATGTGGTGGACAGTGGCACGCACAAAGAGGAACGTTATGACCTGAAGACCAAG GTGTCCTGTCTGGAAACAGTGTGGGTGTCCAAGTCAAATGTGGTGCAGAGGCGAGGGCGTGCTGGCCGCTGTCAGTCGGGATTTGCCTATCACCTCTTCCCTCGCAGCCGCCTGGACAAGATGCCAACTTACCAGGTTCCAGAGATCCTACGCACCCCACTGGAGAACCTGGTGGTTCAGGCCAAGATCCACATGCCGGAGAAAACA GCAGTTGAATTTCTGTCCAAGGCTCTGGACAGCCCTGACATCAAAGCTGTGGATGAAGCAGTGATCTTGCTGCAGGAGATCG GGGTGCTGGACCAGCGAGAAGCCCTCACCACTTTGGGCAAACGCCTTGCCCAGATCTCCACAGATCCTCGGCTGGCAAAGGCCATTGTCTTGGCATCCATCTACCGTTGCCTCCACCCTCTGCTCGTCATCGTTTCCTGCCTCACCCGGGAccccttcagcagcagcctgcaaaaCCGTGCGGAGGTGGACAAG GCCAAGGCTGTTCTGAGCCGGGAGAGTGGGAGCGATCACCTCGCGTTTGTCAGAGCTGTGGCAGGCTGGGAGGAGGTGCTGAGACGCAGAGACAGTCGTGCCAGGGATAACTACCTGCAGGACTATTACCTGTATGGCCCCAGCCTTCGCTTCATCAATG GCCTTGTCAAGCAGTTCTCTGAGAACCTCTACGAAGCCTTCCTGGTGTCGTCCCCATCTGACTGTACCATGCCATCGTCTGTATGTAACCAGTACAGTGAAGAGGAAGAACTCGTCAAGGGGGTCCTTATGGCTGGGCTCTACCCCAACCTCATCCAG GTGAGACAAGGCAAAGTGACCCGTCAAGGGAAGTTCAAACCCAACAGCTACGCGTATCGGACAAAGGCTGGCACTGTTCTGCTCCACAAGTCAACAATCAACAG GGAGGCATCCAAGCTGTACAGCCGCTGGCTAACATACTTCATGGCGGTGAAATCCAATGGTGGGGTGTTTGTGCGGGACTCCTCCCAGGTCCATCCGCTGGCCGTGCTGCTCATGACCGACACGGATATCCACGTCCGAG